A stretch of Mus caroli chromosome 5, CAROLI_EIJ_v1.1, whole genome shotgun sequence DNA encodes these proteins:
- the Gsx2 gene encoding GS homeobox 2, with translation MSRSFYVDSLIIKDSSRPAPSLPESHPGPDFFIPLGMPSPLVMSVSGPGCPSRKSGAFCVCPLCVTSHLHSSRPPAGAGGGATGTAGAAVAGGGVAGGTGALPLLKSQFSPAPGDAQFCPRVSHAHHHHHPPQHHHHHHQPQQPGSAAAAAAAAAAAAAAAAALGXPQHHAPVCAATTYNVSDPRRFHCLTMGGSDTSQVPNGKRMRTAFTSTQLLELEREFSSNMYLSRLRRIEIATYLNLSEKQVKIWFQNRRVKHKKEGKGASRNNHTSCKCVGSQAHYARSEDEDSLSPASANEDKEISPL, from the exons ATGTCGCGCTCCTTCTACGTGGACTCACTAATCATTAAGGACTCCTCGCGGCCAGCACCCTCGCTGCCGGAATCGCACCCAGGGCCGGATTTCTTCATCCCACTGGGCATGCCGTCCCCGTTGGTGATGTCAGTGTCCGGGCCTGGCTGTCCGTCCCGCAAAAGCGGCGCTTTCTGCGTGTGCCCGCTTTGCGTCACCTCGCACCTGCACTCCTCTCGCCCGCCCGCAGGAGCCGGTGGCGGAGCTACGGGGACCGCAGGGGCTGCAGTGGCGGGCGGCGGGGTGGCTGGAGGCACCGGCGCTCTACCTTTGCTCAAGAGCCAGTTCTCTCCCGCTCCTGGGGACGCGCAGTTTTGCCCACGGGTGAGCCAcgcacaccatcaccaccacccaccccagcatcatcatcaccatcaccagccCCAGCAGCCCGGCTCGGCTGCAGCGGcggccgcggcggcggcggcggcagctgcggcggcggcggctctgGGACNCCCGCAGCACCACGCACCTGTCTGCGCCGCCACTACCTACAATGTATCGGACCCACGGAGATTCCACTGCCTCACCATGG GAGGCTCCGATACCAGCCAAGTACCCAACGGCAAAAGGATGAGGACAGCGTTTACCAGCACGcagctcctggagctggagcgAGAATTCTCATCCAATATGTACCTGTCCCGACTCCGGAGAATCGAGATCGCGACATACCTGAACCTGTCAGAGAAGCAAGTGAAAATCTGGTTTCAGAACCGTCGCGTGAAGCacaagaaggaggggaaaggcgCTTCGAGGAACAATCACACAAGCTGCAAGTGCGTGGGTAGCCAGGCGCACTATGCGCGCTCCGAGGACGAGGACTCCTTGTCCCCCGCCTCGGCTAACGAAGACAAGGAGATTTCCCCCTTGTAA